The genomic DNA CAGGCGGCATTGAGTTGTGTCTGTGTGAGACCGATGGCCGACGAGAGTATGGCGCCCTTGAGGTTTGCGCGAGTCAAGTCCGCTGAGTCGAGCCGAGCACCGCTCAAGTCGGCTCCGACTAGGGCGGAATTCTGGAGGTTGGTTTCCTGAAGATCGGCTTCCTGAAGATTGGCGCGGGTCATGTCGGAGTGGTTGAAATTCGACCCGCGAAGATTTGCGCCCACGAAATTGGAGGATTCCAGATTAGCCCTGTTGAAATGCGCATGGGCGAGGGAGGATTTTGGAGCGTAGGCTTCGCTCAGATCAGCGTTCATGAAGTTGGCGTGCGATCCCTTGGCCCCGATGAGGACCGCGCGATTGAGGTTCGCGTCAAGGAAATCGGCTTCATGGAGGACGGCGTGATAGAGAATAGCCATCCGGAGGTTCGCCGAGTGCATATCCGCCTTGACCAGCGCGGCCTCCTCCAGGTTGGCTCCTTCCAGGTCGGCGTCATGGAGGTCTGCATCCTGCAGCTCGGCATACCGGAGATCTGCGCCGCGAAGAATCGCTTTCTTAAGATTTGCGCCGCGCAAATTCGTTTCGTCCAAATAGGCGCTTTCCAGGTCCGCTTCGATCAGTCGGGCTGCTTCCAAGTGCGCGCGGTCCAGCAGTGCGCCTTGAAGATTGGCGCGATGGAGATTGGCGTTGTTCAGGATGGCGCGACGCAGGTCGGCGCCTGCGAGATCGGCATTCACCAGCACCGCATCTTTCAGGGTCGCTCCGTAAAAATATGCCTCGGCGAAATTGCCGTCGGTCAAGTCGGCAGAGGTGAGATCGGCTCCCTCCAATTGCGCCCGCTCGAGCGAGGCCCCGTTCAACTTGGCGCCGATCAGCACGGCGTCAAAGAGGGCGGCTTCGTCACCGACCGCTCGGGAGAGATTCGCCCCGGTGAGCCGGGCGCGGCGCAAATCGGCTCCAGAGAGATTGCCGTCTTCCAGAATGGATTTGGTGAGGTCAGCCCCGGCAAGACTGGCCTGAGCCAGATTGGCCTGGGACAGCTTTGCCTGCCGCAGGACTGTCCCCTCCA from Nitrospira sp. includes the following:
- a CDS encoding Pentapeptide repeat family protein, with the translated sequence MKRLSIRTIVVGIIVVLGLHASWAGAAGPSSSQAAATTVPMCKSPYKKKSVPAKTLQALVRSHERWVEYRGNPDAKRAELCQADLSRATLVGANLERADLEGTVLRQAKLSQANLAQASLAGADLTKSILEDGNLSGADLRRARLTGANLSRAVGDEAALFDAVLIGAKLNGASLERAQLEGADLTSADLTDGNFAEAYFYGATLKDAVLVNADLAGADLRRAILNNANLHRANLQGALLDRAHLEAARLIEADLESAYLDETNLRGANLKKAILRGADLRYAELQDADLHDADLEGANLEEAALVKADMHSANLRMAILYHAVLHEADFLDANLNRAVLIGAKGSHANFMNADLSEAYAPKSSLAHAHFNRANLESSNFVGANLRGSNFNHSDMTRANLQEADLQETNLQNSALVGADLSGARLDSADLTRANLKGAILSSAIGLTQTQLNAACVDDQTKLPSELSRPAPCSPAKKRGRP